A genomic window from Arthrobacter sp. FW305-BF8 includes:
- the sbnA gene encoding 2,3-diaminopropionate biosynthesis protein SbnA, whose protein sequence is MPIIKDPHLFNEQSLFVDLEGVLARRLYLKIEGFNYAGSIKLKPAREMVERAEREGLIGPGSILVESSSGNLGVALSMIAASKGYRFVCVIDPRCNPATRQLMESLGAQVDLVTEPDPVDGFLGARLNHVRDLCASDERYIWLNQYTNPGNWGAHYRWTAPEISNEFPDLDVLFVGAGTTGTLMGCARYFREHRPDVRIVAVDAAGSVSFGGEPATRLIPGLGMSVRPPQLDESLIDDVVMVEELDTVRACHRLAASGFMLGGSTGTVVHGAVSWLADHEARDLTAVAISPDMGRPYLDTIYNPAWVRDQFGAEALHPAPVPVAAYVAAAAQGSFLQ, encoded by the coding sequence ATGCCGATTATCAAGGATCCGCACCTGTTTAACGAGCAGAGCCTGTTCGTTGATCTGGAAGGGGTGCTAGCCCGCCGCCTCTATCTGAAGATCGAAGGGTTCAATTACGCCGGCTCCATTAAGCTCAAGCCCGCGCGGGAGATGGTCGAGCGCGCCGAGCGGGAGGGGCTGATCGGCCCCGGCTCCATCCTGGTGGAGTCCTCCTCGGGCAACCTCGGCGTCGCGCTCAGCATGATCGCGGCCAGCAAGGGATACCGCTTCGTGTGTGTGATCGATCCGCGCTGCAACCCGGCAACCCGGCAGCTGATGGAGTCGCTCGGGGCGCAGGTGGACCTGGTCACCGAACCGGATCCCGTTGACGGCTTCCTCGGAGCCCGGCTCAACCACGTGCGGGACCTGTGCGCGTCTGATGAGCGGTACATCTGGCTCAATCAGTACACCAATCCCGGCAACTGGGGGGCGCATTACCGCTGGACTGCCCCCGAGATCTCCAATGAGTTCCCGGACCTGGACGTGTTGTTCGTGGGTGCCGGGACAACGGGGACCTTGATGGGTTGCGCGCGGTATTTCCGTGAGCACCGGCCCGATGTCCGGATTGTCGCGGTCGACGCGGCAGGTTCGGTGTCGTTCGGCGGCGAGCCGGCTACCCGCCTGATCCCGGGACTGGGCATGAGCGTGCGGCCGCCGCAGCTCGACGAGTCCTTGATCGATGATGTGGTGATGGTCGAGGAACTGGACACGGTGCGCGCCTGCCACCGCCTGGCGGCTTCCGGTTTCATGCTCGGTGGCTCGACCGGGACCGTGGTCCACGGCGCTGTGTCGTGGCTCGCGGACCACGAGGCCCGGGACCTGACGGCGGTGGCCATCTCTCCGGACATGGGCCGTCCCTATCTGGACACTATCTACAACCCTGCCTGGGTGCGCGATCAGTTCGGGGCCGAAGCGCTGCACCCAGCACCCGTACCGGTGGCCGCTTACGTGGCCGCCGCCGCACAAGGGAGTTTCCTGCAGTGA
- a CDS encoding Pls/PosA family non-ribosomal peptide synthetase encodes MTTVAPAGDGSPATPATGADVVLERRLAALLASVVKKDDVRVDANFFYELGADSLVMAQFCARVRKQPDLPVVSIKDIYRYPTISALAAALAPAEEATAQVQVQDRLAEVLSGVLGVEQVPVDANFFQDLGADSLVMAKFCARVRKQPDLPVVSIKDIYRYPTVSALAAALAPAEEATARVQVEDRLAEPSPVAASVPETPAPMDARTWEYVTCGALQVLVYLGYCVLAGVLAVVGYQWVFPKAGPGNHDWLGHGMSLLEIYLRSVAYAGATFVLLSVLPVAAKWILIGRFRPGEIRIWSLAYFRFWLVKTLMRTSPLSLMAGSPLTTFYLRAMGAKVGRNVTIMTKRLPVCTDLLTIGEGTVIRKDVIASGYRAHGGVIEFGAVTLGRDVIVGEGGILDINTAMGDGSQLGHRSSLYAGQAVPVEERWHGTPGRATEADFRTVEATPYRPWRRGWFAFTQFLSAVGLGRVMLTIAIALVVLAVPRVAALLEPHPLAFTDWSFYAHAVGLAGLTVLGGTAAALVLVTTVPRLLNLALKPDTVYPLFGLRDGAARAVTRLSNNAMLGGLFGDSSYVVNYLRAIGYDLGQVQQTGSNMGTVFKHDNPFLSSIGTGTMIADAVSFMNADYSPTSFKVSRAAIGANNFLGNGVFYPAGARTGDNCLLATMVAVPIDGPVRHDVGLLGSPAFEIPRSVLRDTLPEEHTHRAQFRRDLAAKNRHNLRTMALVMLVRWLNLALAMIIMFAALEMSDQFGFLAFSASFVVMLLIGLLVPSGIEHIVTRSGRLQPQLCSIYYPYFWWHERYWKLQMQSRYMALLDGTPFKPLVWRLLGVRIGSRVFDDGCAFPDRGLVTIGSRCTLNAGSAVQCHSQEDGMFKTDRTVLGDGVTLGVGCLVHYGVTVEDGSVVTTDSFVMKGTTLASGSLWGGNPAEEAPAAATNPLALERLGS; translated from the coding sequence GTGACAACCGTGGCTCCGGCCGGGGACGGCTCTCCAGCCACGCCGGCCACGGGTGCGGACGTTGTTTTGGAGCGCCGGCTTGCGGCTCTGCTCGCATCTGTGGTGAAGAAGGACGATGTCCGCGTGGACGCCAACTTCTTCTACGAGTTGGGTGCGGACTCGTTGGTCATGGCGCAGTTCTGCGCCCGGGTGCGTAAGCAGCCGGACCTGCCGGTGGTGTCGATCAAGGACATCTACCGGTACCCGACGATCTCGGCGCTGGCAGCGGCCCTGGCGCCGGCGGAAGAGGCGACGGCGCAGGTGCAGGTGCAGGACCGGCTGGCGGAGGTGCTGTCCGGCGTGCTCGGCGTGGAGCAGGTGCCGGTGGACGCCAATTTCTTCCAGGACCTGGGCGCCGACTCGCTGGTGATGGCGAAGTTCTGTGCCCGGGTGCGCAAGCAGCCGGACCTGCCTGTGGTGTCGATCAAGGACATTTACCGGTACCCGACGGTCTCGGCGCTGGCCGCGGCCCTGGCACCGGCGGAAGAGGCGACGGCACGGGTGCAGGTAGAGGACCGGTTGGCGGAGCCCTCGCCGGTCGCGGCTTCGGTGCCGGAGACTCCGGCGCCGATGGACGCCCGGACGTGGGAGTACGTCACCTGCGGGGCCCTGCAGGTGCTTGTCTACCTTGGATACTGTGTCCTTGCTGGCGTGCTCGCGGTGGTGGGGTACCAGTGGGTATTCCCGAAAGCGGGGCCGGGTAACCATGATTGGTTGGGCCATGGGATGAGCCTGTTGGAGATTTATCTGCGGTCGGTCGCGTACGCCGGGGCGACGTTCGTGCTGCTGAGTGTCCTGCCGGTGGCTGCGAAGTGGATTTTGATCGGGCGCTTCCGGCCCGGGGAGATCCGTATCTGGAGCCTGGCGTACTTCCGGTTCTGGCTGGTGAAGACCCTGATGCGGACCTCACCCCTGTCACTGATGGCCGGTTCCCCGCTGACGACCTTTTACTTGCGGGCCATGGGTGCCAAGGTGGGCCGGAACGTGACGATCATGACCAAGCGCCTGCCGGTCTGCACCGACCTGCTCACGATCGGGGAGGGGACGGTGATCCGCAAGGACGTGATCGCCAGCGGCTACCGGGCCCACGGCGGCGTCATCGAGTTTGGTGCGGTGACCCTGGGCCGCGACGTGATCGTCGGCGAGGGCGGCATCCTGGACATTAACACGGCTATGGGAGACGGCTCGCAGTTGGGCCACCGGTCAAGTTTGTACGCGGGCCAGGCGGTACCGGTGGAGGAGCGCTGGCACGGTACGCCGGGCAGGGCCACGGAGGCGGACTTCCGTACGGTTGAGGCCACGCCCTACCGGCCCTGGCGCCGGGGGTGGTTCGCGTTCACCCAGTTCTTGAGTGCGGTGGGGCTGGGCCGGGTCATGCTGACCATCGCCATCGCCCTCGTCGTCCTGGCGGTTCCGCGGGTGGCGGCTTTGTTGGAGCCGCACCCGTTGGCGTTCACTGACTGGTCCTTCTACGCCCACGCTGTTGGCCTCGCCGGACTAACCGTCCTCGGTGGAACGGCCGCGGCGCTGGTCCTGGTAACGACCGTGCCGCGGCTGCTGAACCTCGCTTTGAAGCCCGACACGGTGTATCCGCTGTTCGGGCTGCGGGACGGCGCGGCGCGGGCGGTGACGAGGCTGAGCAACAATGCCATGCTTGGAGGGTTGTTCGGGGACAGCTCGTACGTGGTGAACTACCTGCGGGCCATCGGGTACGACCTGGGGCAGGTCCAGCAGACCGGCTCGAACATGGGCACGGTGTTCAAGCACGACAACCCTTTCCTTTCCTCGATCGGCACCGGCACGATGATCGCGGACGCGGTGTCGTTTATGAACGCCGACTACTCGCCGACCTCGTTCAAGGTCAGCCGGGCGGCGATCGGCGCGAACAACTTCCTGGGCAACGGCGTTTTCTACCCGGCCGGGGCAAGGACCGGGGACAACTGCCTGCTCGCGACCATGGTGGCGGTCCCCATCGACGGGCCGGTGCGCCATGACGTGGGCCTGCTCGGGTCGCCGGCGTTCGAGATCCCCCGCTCGGTCCTCCGGGACACCCTCCCCGAGGAACATACGCACCGTGCGCAGTTCCGCCGGGACCTGGCGGCCAAGAACAGGCACAACCTCCGCACGATGGCCCTGGTGATGCTGGTGCGCTGGCTCAACCTCGCGCTGGCCATGATCATCATGTTCGCCGCCCTGGAGATGTCCGACCAGTTCGGGTTCCTTGCCTTTAGCGCGTCGTTTGTTGTGATGCTCCTGATTGGTTTGCTGGTCCCCAGCGGCATCGAGCACATCGTGACGCGGTCCGGGCGGCTTCAGCCCCAGCTCTGCTCCATCTACTACCCGTACTTTTGGTGGCACGAGCGGTACTGGAAGCTGCAGATGCAGAGCCGGTACATGGCCCTCCTGGACGGGACGCCGTTCAAGCCGCTGGTCTGGCGTCTGCTCGGGGTGCGGATCGGGTCCCGGGTCTTCGACGACGGCTGCGCGTTCCCCGATCGGGGCCTGGTGACGATCGGTTCCCGCTGCACGCTGAACGCCGGCTCCGCGGTGCAGTGCCATTCCCAGGAGGACGGAATGTTCAAGACCGATCGCACCGTCCTTGGGGACGGCGTCACGCTCGGCGTCGGCTGCCTTGTCCACTACGGCGTGACCGTCGAAGACGGTTCCGTCGTCACCACCGACTCCTTCGTGATGAAGGGGACGACCCTCGCCAGCGGATCTCTGTGGGGTGGCAACCCGGCCGAAGAGGCCCCGGCCGCCGCCACGAACCCCCTCGCGCTGGAAAGGCTCGGATCATGA
- a CDS encoding non-ribosomal peptide synthetase yields the protein MTATTTAATCRTAGPSSGRGEDRTAPPGAAPTVIPRWTRDPRPGQGRIDVAVPEDLRQAVRTVSRMLDAAPASIWLAAHARVLQALSGETEVTTGCKDASGTWQCSLDLTHRSWRALVSDANGRHMRARAEQSGPGQASHASAAPGYEVVFSTGHDEDSELPEGIVLGLSVGNTATGEALRLKYRGDVLDEDAAFRIAGYHLAALRGLVTDPGSDPFEVDLVGPEERCFQLERLAGPVRPRPRRRFHELFEERVREHPGRVAAVQDGREWTYSELNARANRVARALLGRGLGAEDIVAVVAERDLEWMAAVIGIFKAGGAYLPIEPHFPADRTARTLTRAGARVVLTEAGSTTTLDEALEAMPAVARLLFEDIEAEGHPANDPGLVVRPDQLAYVYFTSGSTGEPKGAMCEHEGMVNHLYAKIEDLGIGPGDVVAQTAPQCFDISLWQLVSALVVGGRTLIVGQDRILDVERFIDTVDRGAVAVFQVVPSYLDAVVAYLGGKPRALPALRCVSATGEALKRELVRRWFEVMPDVKLVNAYGLTETSDDTNHEVMSAAPAGGSVPLGPPVPNVRIHILDESQRLVPLGAPGEIAFSGVCVGRGYINDPERTAQAYSTDPYVDGARLYRAGDFGRWSPEGKLEYLGRRDNQVKISGFRIEIGDIENALLRVPGVRDGAVVVGEGTVVGEGTVVGEGAGQSRFLVAFYTGSRPLEVEDIRGEMAARVPGYMVPSAYRWQESLPLTGNGKIDRKALTRTAGEVLPEAGTAREALSAAEERLAQAWAGVLGLPVARIGGQDSFFALGGTSLSAVKLAVLLKRAVSIKDIMQTPVLADLAALLEAASPAGAASPAGAAGPDSLAPAAIPTRHP from the coding sequence ATGACCGCCACCACCACTGCGGCGACCTGCCGCACCGCCGGCCCCTCCTCGGGCCGGGGAGAAGACCGGACCGCGCCCCCGGGTGCCGCACCGACGGTGATTCCGAGGTGGACGCGGGATCCCCGGCCGGGTCAGGGGCGGATCGACGTGGCAGTGCCTGAGGACCTGCGCCAGGCGGTGCGGACCGTGTCCCGCATGTTGGACGCGGCTCCTGCATCGATCTGGCTGGCAGCTCATGCCAGGGTGCTCCAGGCCCTGTCCGGCGAAACAGAGGTCACGACCGGCTGCAAGGACGCGTCCGGGACGTGGCAGTGCAGCCTGGATCTGACCCACCGGTCCTGGCGGGCCCTCGTCTCCGATGCGAACGGCCGCCACATGCGGGCCCGGGCGGAGCAGTCCGGCCCCGGGCAGGCCAGTCACGCCTCGGCCGCCCCGGGCTACGAGGTGGTATTCAGCACCGGCCATGACGAGGATTCCGAGCTGCCGGAGGGCATCGTGCTCGGTTTGTCGGTCGGGAACACGGCCACCGGCGAGGCGCTTCGCCTGAAGTACCGGGGGGATGTTCTCGACGAGGACGCCGCCTTCCGGATCGCCGGTTATCACCTCGCCGCGCTCCGTGGCCTGGTAACGGACCCGGGGTCGGACCCCTTCGAGGTTGATCTCGTCGGGCCGGAGGAGCGGTGCTTTCAGCTTGAGCGGCTTGCCGGGCCGGTGCGGCCGCGGCCGCGGCGACGTTTCCATGAGTTGTTCGAGGAGCGGGTCCGGGAGCATCCGGGGCGTGTTGCGGCGGTTCAGGACGGGCGGGAGTGGACGTACTCGGAGCTGAACGCCCGCGCCAACCGGGTCGCCCGTGCCCTGCTCGGGCGTGGGCTGGGCGCGGAGGACATCGTGGCGGTCGTCGCCGAACGGGATCTGGAGTGGATGGCCGCTGTGATCGGGATCTTCAAGGCCGGGGGCGCGTATCTGCCGATCGAGCCGCACTTCCCGGCCGACCGGACCGCCAGAACGCTCACGCGGGCCGGGGCCCGGGTGGTGCTCACCGAAGCCGGCAGCACCACCACCCTGGATGAGGCACTGGAGGCAATGCCTGCGGTGGCGAGGCTTCTGTTCGAGGACATCGAGGCCGAGGGGCACCCCGCTAACGATCCCGGCCTGGTGGTGCGCCCGGACCAGCTCGCTTATGTCTATTTCACCTCGGGGTCCACGGGCGAGCCGAAGGGTGCGATGTGTGAGCACGAGGGCATGGTGAACCACCTGTATGCGAAGATCGAGGATTTGGGGATTGGTCCTGGGGACGTCGTGGCCCAGACCGCCCCGCAATGTTTCGATATCTCGCTGTGGCAGCTGGTCTCGGCGCTGGTCGTCGGGGGCCGGACCCTGATTGTCGGGCAGGACCGCATCCTTGACGTGGAGCGGTTCATCGACACGGTGGACCGGGGCGCGGTGGCGGTCTTCCAGGTCGTCCCGTCGTATCTGGACGCCGTGGTGGCGTACCTGGGCGGCAAGCCCCGCGCCTTACCGGCGCTGCGTTGCGTCTCGGCGACAGGGGAGGCGTTGAAGCGTGAGCTGGTCCGCCGCTGGTTCGAGGTGATGCCGGACGTGAAGCTGGTCAACGCCTACGGGCTGACCGAAACCTCGGATGACACGAACCACGAAGTGATGAGTGCGGCGCCGGCGGGCGGTTCGGTGCCGCTGGGCCCGCCGGTCCCGAACGTCCGGATCCACATCCTCGATGAGTCCCAGCGGCTGGTGCCCCTCGGAGCGCCGGGTGAGATCGCGTTCTCCGGGGTGTGCGTGGGCCGCGGCTACATTAACGACCCGGAGCGCACCGCGCAGGCTTACTCCACCGATCCCTATGTGGACGGTGCGCGGCTTTACCGGGCCGGTGACTTCGGCCGCTGGTCCCCGGAGGGCAAGCTGGAGTACCTGGGCCGGCGGGACAACCAGGTCAAAATCTCCGGGTTCCGGATCGAGATCGGCGACATCGAGAACGCGCTGCTGCGGGTTCCCGGAGTCCGCGACGGCGCCGTCGTCGTGGGCGAGGGCACTGTCGTCGGTGAGGGCACTGTCGTCGGTGAAGGCGCAGGGCAGTCCAGGTTCCTCGTGGCGTTCTACACCGGCAGTCGGCCGCTCGAGGTTGAGGACATCCGTGGCGAGATGGCCGCGCGGGTACCGGGCTACATGGTTCCCTCGGCGTACAGGTGGCAGGAGAGCCTGCCCCTGACCGGCAACGGAAAGATTGACCGGAAGGCCCTGACCCGCACCGCGGGCGAGGTCCTTCCCGAGGCCGGAACCGCCCGGGAAGCGCTCTCCGCGGCCGAGGAACGGCTCGCCCAGGCGTGGGCGGGCGTGCTCGGCCTGCCGGTGGCCCGGATCGGCGGACAGGACTCGTTCTTTGCCCTGGGCGGGACGTCACTGTCAGCGGTGAAGCTCGCCGTCCTGCTCAAACGCGCGGTCTCGATCAAGGACATCATGCAGACCCCGGTCCTGGCGGACCTGGCAGCCCTGCTCGAAGCCGCCTCCCCGGCCGGCGCCGCCTCCCCGGCCGGCGCTGCCGGGCCCGACTCCCTGGCCCCGGCGGCCATTCCCACCCGTCACCCATGA
- a CDS encoding TauD/TfdA family dioxygenase: MSTPSPRIQFDVERQAGRAPLLTVGNGHDPVRWAEENREALRAAVDEHGAVLVRGLGLRDPAEVADTFGQLVPGGLMPDREAFAARQPYLDGVYSSLTWPANQPMCMHHELSYALEFPSLMLFACLQAPGTGGVTGVADARAVLDAIPPEIVARFESQGWLLARSYNEDIGASYEEAFGVSDRAGVEEYCRAHQIEFQWQPDGELRTRQRRPAVLRHPVTGQRCWFNQVAFLSEWTIAPEVREYLVDVYGPDGLPFNTRFGNGEPIGEDIIALLNEVYEAHTLRSPWETGDLMLVDNIRMAHSREAYEGPREILVGMAEPRNIFDLENHTQDGAR; this comes from the coding sequence ATGTCCACTCCTTCACCCAGGATCCAGTTCGACGTCGAACGCCAGGCCGGCCGGGCGCCGCTGCTCACCGTCGGGAACGGCCACGACCCGGTGCGGTGGGCCGAAGAGAACCGTGAGGCGCTGCGTGCGGCGGTCGATGAGCACGGCGCCGTCCTGGTCCGCGGCCTGGGCCTGCGCGACCCGGCCGAAGTGGCCGATACCTTCGGGCAGCTGGTTCCCGGCGGGCTCATGCCGGACCGGGAGGCGTTCGCCGCCAGGCAGCCCTACCTGGACGGCGTGTACTCATCCCTGACCTGGCCCGCGAACCAGCCCATGTGCATGCACCACGAGCTCAGCTACGCACTCGAGTTCCCCTCCCTGATGCTCTTCGCCTGCCTGCAGGCACCCGGCACCGGGGGAGTGACCGGTGTCGCGGACGCCCGCGCCGTGCTCGATGCCATACCGCCGGAGATCGTCGCCCGGTTCGAAAGCCAGGGGTGGCTGCTGGCCCGCAGCTACAACGAGGACATCGGTGCCTCCTACGAGGAGGCGTTCGGGGTCTCCGACCGTGCCGGGGTCGAGGAGTACTGCCGGGCGCACCAGATCGAGTTCCAGTGGCAGCCCGACGGGGAGCTGCGCACCCGGCAACGGCGCCCCGCCGTCCTCCGGCACCCGGTGACCGGCCAGCGCTGCTGGTTCAACCAGGTCGCGTTCCTGAGCGAATGGACAATCGCGCCCGAGGTACGGGAGTACCTGGTGGACGTCTACGGTCCCGACGGGCTGCCCTTCAACACCCGCTTCGGCAACGGCGAACCGATCGGCGAGGACATCATCGCCCTCCTGAACGAGGTCTACGAAGCCCACACCCTCCGCAGCCCCTGGGAAACCGGGGACCTCATGCTGGTCGACAACATCCGCATGGCCCACAGCCGCGAGGCCTACGAAGGACCCCGGGAGATCCTCGTCGGCATGGCCGAACCACGCAACATCTTCGATCTCGAAAACCACACCCAGGACGGTGCACGATGA
- the sbnB gene encoding 2,3-diaminopropionate biosynthesis protein SbnB, translating into MTEFATSPAAAAAEPKTVPPFAVVSGAQVQQVLQGREKQVVELVEQTYRVHAAGDSVNPPSYFLRFPDRPTSRIIALPASIGGQIEVDGIKWVSSFPENVSSGIPRASAVLILNDQETGYPFACMEGSIISASRTAASAAAAADWLSRDRGRPRRIGFFGVGLIARYIHTYLKATNWSFDEIGVFDLSGESAEGFKGYLERSGTGARVSVHEDPEQLIRNSDLIVFATVAGEPHVHDTTWFAHNPLVLHVSLRDLAPEILLASTNILDDIEHCLKAGTSAHLAEQMVGNRNFVDGTLADVMEGKIPLPQDRPTVFSPFGLGVLDLAVGKYVYDELAHTGQLHVLNDFFSELRRHG; encoded by the coding sequence ATGACAGAATTCGCCACTTCCCCAGCCGCAGCGGCCGCAGAACCGAAGACAGTTCCACCCTTCGCGGTCGTTTCAGGGGCCCAGGTGCAGCAGGTCCTCCAGGGCCGGGAAAAACAGGTCGTCGAACTGGTCGAGCAAACCTACCGGGTCCACGCAGCCGGAGACTCGGTGAACCCGCCCTCCTATTTCCTGCGCTTCCCGGACCGGCCCACCTCACGCATCATCGCCCTGCCCGCCTCGATCGGCGGACAGATCGAGGTCGACGGCATCAAATGGGTCTCCAGCTTCCCGGAGAACGTCTCCTCGGGAATCCCGCGCGCCTCAGCGGTGCTGATCCTCAACGACCAGGAAACCGGCTACCCCTTCGCCTGCATGGAAGGCTCCATCATCAGCGCCTCCAGAACCGCCGCATCGGCCGCCGCGGCAGCCGACTGGCTCAGCCGGGACCGCGGGCGCCCACGAAGGATCGGGTTCTTCGGCGTCGGCCTCATAGCCCGCTACATCCACACCTACCTCAAAGCCACCAACTGGTCCTTCGACGAAATAGGCGTCTTCGACCTCTCAGGCGAGAGTGCCGAGGGCTTCAAAGGCTACCTCGAGCGCAGCGGCACCGGAGCCCGCGTGAGCGTACACGAGGACCCCGAACAGCTGATCAGAAACAGCGACCTCATCGTGTTCGCCACCGTCGCGGGCGAACCGCACGTGCACGACACGACCTGGTTCGCGCACAACCCGCTGGTCCTGCACGTGTCCCTGCGCGACCTGGCCCCCGAGATCCTGCTCGCCTCAACCAACATCCTCGACGACATCGAGCACTGCCTCAAAGCCGGAACATCAGCCCACCTCGCGGAACAGATGGTCGGCAACAGGAACTTCGTCGACGGCACCCTGGCCGACGTCATGGAAGGCAAAATCCCCCTCCCGCAGGACCGCCCCACCGTATTCTCACCCTTCGGCCTCGGCGTCCTCGACCTCGCCGTAGGCAAATACGTCTACGACGAACTCGCCCACACAGGCCAACTCCACGTCCTCAACGACTTCTTCTCCGAGCTGCGTAGGCACGGCTAG